The following are from one region of the Acidobacteriota bacterium genome:
- a CDS encoding TetR/AcrR family transcriptional regulator, with protein MEKAPRKSRAQIATAAANTRIAILQAAQQIVVRDGVNALTIDAVARESGVSKGGVLYHFKTKEALIQGMVDSLCSEYEAILLNHRETEGDIPGSWARAYIKSNLDPANATQENFSVGAAILAAVANNHELVGPFREKLHGWYELMAQDSLTPTPALIAALASDAMFFFKMLGLWTMSQEQQDNLVAVMLEMTQGDK; from the coding sequence ATGGAAAAAGCCCCCCGAAAATCACGCGCTCAAATTGCCACGGCTGCCGCCAACACCAGGATTGCAATTTTACAGGCCGCGCAACAAATCGTTGTTCGTGACGGGGTCAATGCACTGACGATTGACGCCGTGGCACGTGAATCGGGCGTGAGTAAAGGTGGAGTGCTCTACCACTTTAAAACCAAGGAAGCCCTGATCCAGGGGATGGTTGATTCCTTGTGTTCCGAGTATGAAGCCATTTTGCTCAATCATCGGGAAACTGAAGGTGATATTCCTGGTTCGTGGGCCAGAGCCTACATCAAATCAAACCTCGACCCGGCCAATGCGACCCAGGAGAATTTTTCAGTTGGCGCCGCGATTCTGGCTGCAGTCGCCAATAACCACGAACTGGTTGGTCCTTTCCGGGAAAAATTGCACGGCTGGTATGAATTGATGGCCCAGGACAGCCTTACCCCAACTCCGGCGTTGATTGCGGCGCTGGCTTCGGATGCGATGTTCTTTTTTAAAATGCTTGGCCTATGGACGATGTCTCAGGAACAACAGGACAACCTTGTGGCGGTCATGTTGGAGATGACCCAGGGTGACAAATGA